One window of Candidatus Methylocalor cossyra genomic DNA carries:
- the purM gene encoding phosphoribosylformylglycinamidine cyclo-ligase, with protein MSDIPPESLDYKSAGVDIAAGNALVERIKPIAERTRIPGVLAGLGGFGALFELPLQRYRNPVLVAGTDGVGTKLRLAIAAGRHEGLGIDLVAMCVNDILVQGAEPLLFLDYYATGRLDVETAAAVIAGIGRGCEAAGCALVGGETAEMPGFYGAGDYDLAGFCVGVVDKAALLDGSRVRLGDRLIGLASSGPHANGYSLIRKILERTGCRGDEPLEGRPLLDWLLEPTRIYVRPLLELARSLGVHAYAHITGGGITENLPRVLPAGTRALIDLSAWRPPAIFHWLRDQGRIAEAEMLRTFNCGIGMIACVAPEDEAAALAQLTAAGETAYVLGEVVAAEGEPAVVYVHGR; from the coding sequence TTGAGCGACATCCCTCCCGAATCCCTGGATTACAAGAGCGCTGGCGTCGACATCGCCGCCGGCAATGCCTTAGTGGAGCGCATCAAGCCCATCGCCGAACGGACCCGCATCCCCGGGGTGCTGGCGGGGCTAGGCGGCTTCGGCGCGCTGTTCGAGCTGCCGCTGCAGCGCTATCGGAACCCGGTGCTGGTGGCCGGCACCGATGGCGTGGGCACCAAGCTTCGGCTGGCTATCGCGGCGGGCCGCCATGAGGGACTGGGCATCGACCTGGTGGCGATGTGCGTCAACGATATCCTGGTGCAGGGCGCTGAGCCGCTGTTGTTCCTGGACTATTACGCCACCGGCAGGCTGGACGTGGAGACCGCCGCGGCGGTGATCGCCGGCATCGGCCGGGGTTGCGAGGCCGCCGGGTGCGCCTTGGTGGGCGGCGAAACCGCTGAGATGCCGGGTTTCTATGGTGCGGGGGATTACGATCTAGCGGGATTCTGCGTGGGGGTGGTGGACAAGGCGGCGCTCCTCGACGGCTCCCGGGTGCGGCTCGGGGACCGGCTCATCGGCCTGGCATCATCCGGACCCCACGCCAACGGCTATTCCCTGATCCGGAAAATTCTCGAGCGGACCGGTTGCCGCGGCGACGAGCCGCTGGAAGGGCGGCCCCTCCTCGACTGGTTGCTCGAACCGACCCGCATCTATGTCCGACCCCTGCTGGAACTGGCCCGGAGCCTGGGGGTCCACGCCTACGCCCACATCACCGGGGGCGGGATCACCGAGAATCTGCCCCGGGTCCTGCCCGCCGGGACCCGGGCCCTGATCGACCTCTCGGCCTGGCGGCCGCCGGCGATTTTCCACTGGCTCCGCGACCAGGGTCGGATCGCCGAGGCCGAGATGCTGCGCACCTTCAACTGCGGCATCGGGATGATCGCCTGCGTGGCGCCGGAGGATGAGGCGGCCGCCCTGGCACAGCTTACCGCCGCCGGAGAGACGGCCTATGTCCTGGGCGAGGTGGTGGCCGCCGAGGGGGAACCGGCGGTGGTTTACGTCCATGGCCGGTAA
- a CDS encoding DUF2066 domain-containing protein, which translates to MGRALVCTCLTLLSPLLGATEVKGLYRIETAAPNRDAGARAEDFRRGLAQVLKRVLRSEDFASPAARALIAKPEPYVLQFQYRVGADGPRGVPLLQVDFDPTAIRDALRRKGIEVWSAQRPDLLTWLALEENAQQRLVSATAPPEIEGLVRELAVETGLPMTLPLGDLTDQQALSPTDIDNTLRLRLASERYATEAILAGHLRRTSDGSWGGDWRLLWGEEEQRWQGGPGDLRAVLGSGLGGAYQRLAAHFVGRGTEAASLELKVSGIASLEEANRVAAYLGKLSPVARLEWLEVGAGDASFRLLVRGGREAFRQTLAMGGLLRPVPGGEPGFSGLAYQLVK; encoded by the coding sequence GTGGGCCGCGCCCTCGTCTGCACCTGCTTGACGCTGCTCAGCCCGCTGCTCGGCGCCACGGAGGTCAAGGGGCTGTACCGGATCGAAACCGCCGCGCCGAACCGGGACGCGGGCGCCCGGGCGGAGGATTTCCGGCGCGGCCTGGCCCAGGTGCTGAAGCGGGTGCTGCGCAGCGAGGACTTTGCCTCGCCGGCGGCGCGGGCCCTCATCGCCAAGCCGGAGCCCTACGTCCTGCAATTCCAGTACCGGGTCGGCGCGGACGGCCCACGGGGGGTGCCGCTGCTCCAGGTGGATTTCGATCCCACCGCCATCCGGGACGCCCTGCGCCGCAAGGGCATCGAGGTATGGAGCGCGCAGCGGCCGGACCTCCTGACCTGGCTGGCCCTCGAAGAGAACGCGCAACAGCGCTTGGTGAGCGCGACGGCCCCGCCGGAAATCGAGGGCCTGGTGCGGGAATTGGCCGTCGAAACCGGCCTACCGATGACCCTTCCCCTGGGGGATCTGACCGACCAACAGGCCCTTTCCCCCACCGACATCGACAATACCCTGCGCCTCCGCCTGGCCTCGGAACGCTACGCCACGGAGGCGATCCTGGCCGGCCATCTGCGGCGCACCTCCGACGGCAGCTGGGGTGGCGACTGGCGCCTGCTGTGGGGCGAAGAGGAACAACGCTGGCAGGGCGGGCCTGGCGATTTGCGGGCTGTCTTGGGTTCCGGCCTCGGCGGCGCCTACCAACGCTTGGCGGCGCACTTCGTCGGTCGCGGCACGGAGGCCGCCAGTCTGGAGCTCAAGGTCAGCGGCATCGCCTCCCTGGAGGAGGCCAACCGGGTGGCCGCCTATCTCGGCAAGCTGTCGCCGGTGGCCCGGTTGGAATGGCTGGAAGTGGGCGCCGGCGATGCCTCGTTCCGCTTGCTGGTGCGGGGCGGGCGGGAAGCGTTTCGACAAACCCTGGCCATGGGCGGGCTGTTGCGGCCGGTTCCGGGCGGCGAGCCGGGTTTTTCCGGGCTGGCCTATCAACTGGTGAAATGA
- a CDS encoding CDP-alcohol phosphatidyltransferase family protein has protein sequence MSPRHIPNLITLGRILLVYPVVELLLERRFDWALGLFVAAGLSDAVDGFLAKYFHWQSRLGSYLDPLADKLLLVSCYATLSWLGLIPLWLTALVILRDLVIFGGAVAYYLLLRPFEGHPLLISKLNTLLQLLLVFTVLVQQGFFPLPEILVELLTLLVSLSTLVSGAQYVYIWGNSYWRETHGSH, from the coding sequence ATGAGCCCGCGGCATATCCCCAATCTCATTACCCTGGGCCGGATCCTGCTGGTCTATCCAGTCGTCGAGCTGCTGCTGGAGCGCCGCTTCGACTGGGCCTTGGGGCTGTTCGTGGCGGCCGGTCTGTCGGACGCGGTGGATGGATTCCTCGCCAAGTACTTCCATTGGCAATCCCGGCTGGGCTCCTATCTGGATCCGCTGGCGGACAAGCTGTTGCTGGTCTCCTGCTACGCGACCTTGAGCTGGCTGGGTCTGATCCCGCTGTGGCTCACCGCGTTGGTGATCCTGCGCGATCTGGTGATCTTCGGGGGAGCGGTGGCCTATTATCTGTTGCTCCGTCCCTTCGAGGGCCATCCCCTCCTAATCAGCAAGCTGAACACCCTGTTGCAGTTGCTGCTGGTCTTTACCGTATTGGTCCAGCAGGGTTTCTTCCCCCTGCCCGAAATCCTGGTGGAACTCCTGACCCTGTTGGTGAGCCTCTCCACCCTGGTCAGCGGTGCCCAATACGTCTACATCTGGGGCAACAGCTACTGGCGGGAGACCCACGGCTCCCATTGA
- a CDS encoding DUF2272 domain-containing protein: MVCYKFLALLFCLVVLAGCSGAKKKTALPPPVAGRGPAVAPAGPAGTPAELSPIKRNILFLARREWDYFGRQTVVFDGDEESIPHVGKWEDDEEPYVYRVNWYWRAVGKPHLNGKDCSEPWSAAFISWIMKEAGVPEEQFMPADAHWHYLTRIMAEAGAPGSAFVPHSIDSYSPQLGDLICATRDSNDPPPDGFTLGSYLLEHTKLHCDIVVERDGQVLAVIGGNVRNSVSKTFITLNKDGLVQPNRRRPWFLVLENRL; encoded by the coding sequence ATGGTCTGCTACAAGTTTCTAGCCCTGTTGTTCTGTTTGGTGGTCTTGGCCGGCTGTAGCGGGGCCAAGAAGAAGACCGCACTGCCTCCTCCCGTCGCTGGCCGCGGCCCCGCTGTCGCGCCTGCAGGTCCAGCGGGTACCCCGGCGGAACTGTCGCCGATCAAGAGGAACATCCTGTTCCTGGCCCGGCGGGAATGGGACTACTTCGGGCGGCAGACAGTGGTATTCGACGGCGACGAGGAGAGCATCCCCCACGTCGGCAAATGGGAGGACGACGAAGAACCCTATGTGTACCGGGTCAACTGGTATTGGCGAGCCGTGGGCAAGCCCCATCTGAACGGCAAGGATTGCAGCGAGCCCTGGTCCGCGGCCTTCATCAGCTGGATCATGAAGGAAGCCGGGGTGCCGGAGGAGCAATTCATGCCCGCCGACGCCCACTGGCATTATCTGACCCGGATCATGGCCGAGGCCGGCGCGCCGGGCAGCGCCTTCGTGCCCCACTCCATCGACAGCTATTCCCCCCAGCTCGGCGATCTGATCTGCGCCACCCGCGACTCCAACGACCCACCGCCCGATGGGTTTACGCTCGGAAGCTATCTCCTGGAACACACCAAGCTACACTGCGATATCGTGGTGGAACGGGACGGCCAGGTCCTGGCTGTCATCGGCGGCAACGTCCGTAATTCGGTCTCGAAGACCTTCATCACGCTGAACAAGGACGGTCTGGTGCAGCCCAACCGGCGCCGGCCCTGGTTCTTGGTGCTGGAGAACCGGCTATAG
- a CDS encoding hybrid sensor histidine kinase/response regulator — MKETEAKAAAPRRPGNAEWVVLVAPDPEGRGRQAQALREAGLTVLEAADGAAAQRLIRAVGPVLALVEARLPDQGGGELCRRLKADPATAAVFLLLLSARRDQAEAVRADGWLGPLATPEEVAQHARLLVRLAQAEARVGEMERRFGAALASAEAAARARDTAMREADRLKVDLIAMLSHELRNPLAPIRNAVAVLRSLNLAEPRLQRVGDIIERQVRQLSSLLDGLLDLSRITRGRVVLSRQPLDLAPIVERAVETSWPWMVERRQVLTVTLPPTPVRLVGDAPRLTQVLVNLLANAAQYTPPGGHIWLTVEVGAGHVELRVRDTGVGISAELLPHVFDSFIQGPRSLDRAQGGLGIGLSVVKQLVELHGGTVAAHSDGRERGSEFIVRLPSGQAARPAG, encoded by the coding sequence ATGAAGGAAACCGAGGCGAAGGCCGCCGCGCCTAGGCGGCCAGGGAATGCCGAATGGGTGGTGCTGGTGGCCCCCGATCCCGAGGGCCGCGGACGACAGGCGCAAGCGCTGCGGGAAGCCGGCTTGACGGTGCTCGAAGCGGCCGACGGTGCGGCGGCGCAGCGCCTGATTCGGGCCGTGGGGCCGGTTTTGGCGCTGGTCGAGGCCCGCTTACCCGACCAAGGCGGCGGGGAGCTGTGCCGGCGGCTCAAGGCCGATCCTGCCACCGCTGCGGTGTTCCTGTTGCTCCTGTCGGCCCGCCGGGACCAGGCGGAGGCCGTCCGGGCGGATGGTTGGCTCGGTCCCCTGGCCACCCCGGAGGAAGTGGCCCAGCACGCCCGTTTGTTGGTTCGCCTGGCGCAGGCGGAAGCCCGGGTCGGCGAAATGGAGCGGCGGTTTGGCGCGGCGCTGGCGAGTGCCGAGGCCGCTGCGCGGGCCCGGGACACCGCCATGCGGGAGGCGGACCGGCTCAAAGTCGATCTCATCGCGATGCTGTCGCACGAGCTGCGCAATCCGTTGGCGCCCATCCGCAACGCGGTGGCGGTGCTGCGCTCTTTGAACCTGGCCGAGCCGAGGCTGCAGCGGGTCGGGGATATCATCGAACGTCAGGTGCGGCAATTGAGCAGCCTGCTCGACGGGCTGCTGGACCTCTCGCGCATCACCCGCGGGCGGGTGGTGCTCAGCCGGCAGCCGCTGGATCTGGCGCCGATCGTGGAACGGGCGGTGGAGACCAGCTGGCCGTGGATGGTTGAGCGCCGCCAGGTGTTGACCGTGACGTTGCCGCCGACGCCGGTGCGCCTGGTGGGCGACGCGCCGCGCCTCACCCAGGTGCTGGTCAACCTGCTCGCCAACGCTGCCCAGTACACCCCCCCAGGCGGTCACATCTGGTTGACAGTGGAGGTGGGCGCCGGACACGTGGAACTGCGGGTGCGGGACACCGGGGTGGGGATTTCCGCCGAATTACTGCCCCATGTTTTCGACAGTTTCATCCAGGGACCCCGCTCCCTAGACCGCGCCCAAGGCGGGCTGGGGATCGGCCTCAGCGTGGTCAAACAGCTGGTGGAATTGCACGGCGGTACGGTGGCCGCGCACAGCGACGGGCGGGAGCGCGGCAGCGAATTCATCGTCCGCCTGCCCAGCGGGCAGGCCGCCCGTCCGGCGGGTTAA
- the cysG gene encoding siroheme synthase CysG translates to MVRRKGSSMRFLPIFLNLAGKRCLVIGGGPVAARKAATLLRAGGTVTVLAPELGAAVAELLAQGRLAHCRKIFEPSDLAGFHLVVAASDQPQVNALAAEAAEARGIPVNVVDRPELCSFVFPAIVDRSPLLVAVSSGGAAPVLARLLRDRLERMLPAGYGALAELAGRFRARVKASLPQPARRRRFWERVLAGPVAQLVLAGRVPEAELHLEHAIQAEKREQDTGGNGFVFLVGAGPGDPDLLTLGGLRAIQEADVVVYDRLVSPEIMDLVRKDADRIYAGKEASRHTLPQDRINALLVKLAREGKRVVRLKGGDPFIFGRGGEEIDTLLEEGIPFQVVPGITAAAGCAAYAGIPLTHRDYAQSVSFVTGHLKEGESADLDWEHLARPRQTLVIYMGLKGLARICAQLMAHGLAPETPAALIEQGTTHRQRLVVGTVRDLPERVAKAGIGAPTLVIVGEVVNLHRKLAWFRGTPPAGADPTSPEA, encoded by the coding sequence GTGGTGCGACGGAAAGGCTCGTCGATGCGCTTTCTGCCGATCTTCTTGAACCTGGCCGGAAAACGCTGCCTGGTGATCGGCGGCGGTCCGGTAGCCGCCCGCAAGGCGGCCACCCTGCTGCGCGCGGGCGGCACCGTCACGGTATTGGCCCCGGAGCTGGGGGCAGCGGTGGCGGAGCTCTTGGCGCAGGGGCGCCTCGCCCATTGCCGGAAAATCTTTGAGCCATCGGATCTGGCTGGTTTCCACCTGGTGGTGGCCGCCTCCGACCAGCCCCAGGTCAACGCCCTGGCGGCCGAGGCGGCGGAGGCGCGGGGCATTCCAGTCAACGTGGTCGATCGGCCCGAGTTGTGCTCCTTCGTGTTTCCCGCCATCGTCGACCGCTCCCCCCTGCTGGTCGCGGTGTCCAGCGGTGGCGCCGCGCCGGTGTTGGCCCGCCTGCTCCGCGATCGTTTGGAGCGGATGTTGCCGGCCGGTTACGGCGCCTTGGCGGAACTGGCCGGCCGGTTCCGTGCCCGAGTCAAGGCGAGCCTCCCGCAGCCGGCGCGGCGCCGGCGCTTCTGGGAGCGTGTCCTAGCAGGCCCAGTGGCCCAGCTGGTCCTGGCCGGCCGGGTCCCGGAAGCGGAACTGCATCTGGAACACGCCATCCAAGCAGAGAAACGGGAACAGGATACCGGCGGGAACGGCTTCGTTTTCCTGGTCGGGGCCGGCCCGGGCGATCCCGACCTCTTGACCCTGGGCGGGCTGCGGGCGATCCAGGAGGCGGACGTGGTCGTCTACGATCGGTTGGTATCCCCGGAAATCATGGACCTGGTGCGCAAGGACGCCGACCGGATCTATGCCGGCAAGGAAGCCAGCCGCCATACCCTCCCCCAGGACCGGATCAATGCCCTTTTGGTCAAGCTGGCCAGGGAGGGCAAACGGGTGGTGCGGCTCAAGGGCGGGGATCCTTTCATCTTCGGCCGGGGTGGCGAGGAAATCGATACCCTTTTGGAGGAGGGGATACCCTTCCAGGTCGTGCCAGGCATCACGGCGGCGGCGGGCTGTGCGGCCTATGCTGGGATTCCCCTGACCCACCGGGACTATGCCCAGTCGGTCAGTTTCGTGACCGGTCACCTCAAGGAGGGTGAGAGCGCCGATTTGGACTGGGAGCACCTGGCCCGGCCCCGCCAGACCCTGGTCATTTATATGGGCCTTAAGGGGTTGGCGCGGATCTGCGCCCAGCTCATGGCCCACGGTCTCGCCCCGGAAACGCCGGCGGCCTTGATCGAGCAGGGCACCACCCACCGGCAGCGGCTGGTGGTGGGCACGGTTCGGGATTTGCCTGAGCGGGTGGCCAAGGCCGGGATCGGCGCCCCCACCTTAGTGATCGTCGGCGAGGTGGTGAATCTCCACCGCAAGCTGGCGTGGTTTCGGGGTACGCCCCCTGCTGGGGCTGACCCCACCAGTCCCGAAGCGTAG
- a CDS encoding alkaline phosphatase family protein: MPQAESFHRGRVSAVLRGWLYPAAVAGLLLGSAAQGAPRVVLISLDGATPTLIDEFLADGTLTPRRGIGLLKSAGVYAASNQTVTPSLTAPGHIAIATGASAARNDVVANTFLLIASPFSNPISGFGAPIGGYDTQGGPHESAHPTAEPLWVKLRAAGKKVVTATFPGSDGVDVKVPGLAGSPVIQPAQYRTVDYTIPYGTATAPFQKGFTLGASDFTAAPAATVSQLAAAGRTSFSPVLEAHLETFTSSGVPYAIKVAALDTSNDGRINYDTLVLFDQAQGIQPGPFPLPSTGPAYIKPSDKISALFYLEGHPQKAGVRYFVTYLAPDLSTVRLARSSTTYISRTAISPSVPQVLADIDDILTHVGFWQPQPDYRIVEKLDATPSTFASFPDAEIEAIYEELVTEWVKYQTEVAKRAIARNPDADLVMTYIEQPDGSEHQFLLTDPRQPSDPHDPNSIGSGQDPAKVARYWQYIKKAYQAADQAVAALIEAVGGLHNSNVIVVSDHGFAPFHTAVNLNQALAEAGLRSDQVKAVTSGPAANIYINLKGREPGGTVTPAEFRVLQKRIVEVLQNLKDENPNYTLGFPRGWPVFSKIFARPLPSSDSDPGFGLGTNAYIGQDSGDVFAVLRVGYNFDGVQNPPVTRRGDPASAKPVLSLPNFYGAHGYMSTLPEMSAVLYAAGPDIRRRGSLGKVRNIDLAPSILALFGVTPAATVEGRALPLFH, from the coding sequence ATGCCACAAGCTGAATCTTTCCACAGGGGGCGGGTATCGGCAGTGCTCCGGGGATGGCTTTACCCGGCCGCTGTCGCGGGTCTACTGCTCGGGTCGGCCGCCCAGGGCGCACCGCGGGTGGTGCTTATTTCCCTGGACGGCGCCACGCCCACGCTGATCGACGAATTCCTAGCCGACGGCACCCTGACTCCCCGCCGGGGGATCGGTCTCCTCAAAAGCGCGGGGGTGTACGCGGCGTCTAACCAAACCGTCACGCCCTCCCTCACCGCTCCGGGCCACATCGCCATCGCCACCGGTGCCAGCGCCGCCCGCAACGATGTGGTCGCCAATACCTTTTTGCTGATCGCCAGCCCGTTCTCCAATCCCATCAGCGGTTTTGGCGCGCCGATCGGCGGCTATGACACCCAGGGCGGTCCCCACGAGTCCGCCCATCCCACCGCCGAACCCTTGTGGGTGAAGCTCCGGGCCGCCGGCAAGAAGGTGGTGACCGCCACCTTTCCCGGCAGCGATGGCGTGGACGTCAAGGTGCCGGGCCTCGCCGGTAGCCCGGTGATCCAGCCGGCCCAATATCGGACAGTGGACTACACGATTCCCTACGGTACCGCCACCGCCCCGTTCCAGAAGGGCTTCACGCTCGGCGCCAGCGACTTCACCGCCGCGCCCGCCGCCACCGTCAGCCAGCTAGCGGCCGCCGGCCGTACCTCCTTCAGCCCGGTGCTAGAGGCCCATCTGGAAACTTTCACCTCCAGCGGCGTCCCCTACGCGATCAAGGTCGCAGCGCTGGATACCAGCAATGACGGCAGGATCAACTACGACACCCTGGTGTTGTTCGATCAAGCCCAGGGTATCCAGCCCGGACCATTCCCGCTGCCTTCCACGGGACCGGCCTACATCAAGCCCAGCGACAAGATTTCCGCCCTGTTCTATCTGGAAGGCCATCCGCAAAAGGCAGGGGTGCGCTATTTCGTCACCTACCTCGCCCCCGATCTCTCCACGGTGCGCCTGGCCCGTTCTTCGACCACCTACATCTCCCGAACCGCCATTTCCCCCAGCGTTCCCCAGGTACTGGCCGACATCGACGACATCCTCACCCATGTTGGCTTCTGGCAGCCGCAGCCGGACTACCGCATCGTGGAAAAGCTGGACGCTACCCCTTCGACCTTCGCCTCCTTCCCCGACGCCGAGATCGAGGCCATTTACGAGGAGCTGGTCACCGAGTGGGTCAAGTATCAGACCGAGGTGGCCAAGCGGGCCATCGCCCGCAACCCCGACGCCGACCTGGTGATGACCTACATCGAGCAGCCGGACGGCTCGGAACACCAATTCCTGTTGACCGACCCACGTCAGCCCAGCGATCCCCACGATCCCAACAGCATCGGCAGCGGCCAGGATCCGGCCAAGGTGGCACGCTACTGGCAATACATCAAGAAAGCCTACCAGGCCGCCGATCAAGCCGTGGCCGCCCTCATCGAGGCGGTCGGCGGACTCCACAACAGCAACGTGATCGTGGTGTCCGACCATGGCTTCGCGCCCTTCCACACCGCGGTCAACCTCAACCAGGCGCTGGCCGAGGCCGGCCTGCGGAGCGACCAAGTGAAGGCGGTAACCTCCGGGCCCGCCGCCAACATCTACATCAATCTTAAAGGACGGGAACCCGGGGGTACGGTCACGCCGGCGGAGTTCCGGGTGTTGCAAAAGCGCATCGTCGAGGTCCTGCAGAACCTGAAGGATGAGAATCCCAACTACACCCTGGGCTTCCCCCGGGGTTGGCCGGTGTTCTCGAAGATTTTCGCCCGCCCCTTGCCGAGCTCCGACAGCGACCCCGGGTTCGGCCTCGGCACCAACGCCTACATCGGCCAGGATTCCGGCGATGTGTTTGCGGTGCTGCGGGTCGGCTACAACTTCGATGGGGTTCAAAATCCCCCGGTGACGCGGCGGGGCGACCCGGCTTCGGCCAAGCCGGTCCTGTCGTTGCCCAATTTCTACGGCGCCCATGGCTATATGTCCACGCTGCCGGAGATGAGCGCGGTGCTCTATGCCGCCGGACCGGACATCCGCCGCCGGGGGAGCCTCGGCAAGGTCCGCAACATCGACCTCGCTCCCAGCATCCTCGCCCTGTTCGGGGTGACGCCGGCGGCCACGGTCGAGGGCCGGGCGCTGCCATTGTTCCATTAA
- a CDS encoding PEP-CTERM sorting domain-containing protein, whose translation MRLRALSFLFGLWLAHPALAGYRIQLLDPPGAQASQAFKINETGEVVGTYWENGGAHGFVYGDGVFDTVDYPGAAETRLLGLDDSGNAVGAYRADDGWHGFQAGLDTGGVPAVADSFVTAINNSAEFVGYWGPPGASHGFLNSFGTLHDPVDVPSATSTVLMGINDAGQIAGFYADVGGTHHGFYQNPDGALTTLDFGGQGVLGTYAQGIDANGLVVGYFDQQLGATVASHGFLWSGGAFTLFDVAEATATRLFGSNLAGQLVGEFTDAQGVRHGFLATPGTVPEPGMLALLGGGLVSLFAWRVRTVSG comes from the coding sequence ATGCGACTTCGCGCTTTGTCTTTCCTGTTCGGCCTGTGGCTGGCCCATCCCGCGCTGGCCGGTTATCGCATCCAGCTCCTCGATCCCCCTGGCGCCCAGGCTAGCCAAGCCTTCAAGATCAACGAGACCGGGGAAGTCGTCGGCACCTATTGGGAGAACGGCGGAGCCCATGGATTCGTCTATGGGGACGGCGTGTTCGACACCGTCGACTACCCCGGCGCGGCGGAAACCCGCCTGTTGGGCCTCGATGACAGCGGCAACGCGGTCGGGGCCTACCGGGCCGACGACGGCTGGCACGGCTTCCAAGCCGGCCTGGACACCGGCGGGGTCCCGGCAGTGGCGGATTCCTTCGTGACCGCGATCAACAACAGCGCTGAGTTCGTCGGCTATTGGGGCCCGCCGGGCGCCAGCCACGGCTTTCTCAACAGCTTCGGGACCCTCCACGACCCGGTGGACGTGCCCAGCGCCACCTCGACGGTGCTCATGGGGATCAACGATGCCGGGCAAATCGCCGGCTTCTACGCCGACGTCGGAGGGACCCATCACGGCTTCTACCAGAACCCCGATGGCGCCTTGACCACCCTGGACTTCGGCGGACAGGGCGTGCTCGGCACCTATGCCCAGGGCATCGACGCCAATGGCCTAGTGGTCGGCTACTTCGATCAACAGCTCGGCGCCACCGTTGCCTCCCATGGATTTCTCTGGAGCGGCGGCGCCTTCACCCTGTTCGACGTGGCGGAAGCCACCGCAACCCGGCTGTTCGGCAGCAACCTGGCGGGCCAGCTGGTGGGCGAGTTCACCGATGCCCAGGGCGTGCGCCATGGCTTCCTGGCCACCCCGGGAACGGTCCCGGAACCCGGCATGCTCGCCCTCCTCGGCGGGGGGCTGGTCAGCCTGTTCGCCTGGCGGGTTAGGACCGTCTCCGGCTGA
- a CDS encoding c-type cytochrome has product MLGRFAAWRRSAPIILPCLLAAPAVFGQNFARGQELFEDQCQACHDDFSRPDSRHLRSVEELRKRIEAWATHTNSGWTKSEVDDVLYFLNRNFYRFDRQAL; this is encoded by the coding sequence ATGCTCGGCCGATTCGCCGCCTGGAGGCGGTCCGCTCCCATCATCCTACCCTGCCTGCTGGCGGCCCCGGCCGTCTTCGGGCAGAACTTCGCCCGCGGCCAGGAATTGTTCGAAGACCAATGCCAGGCTTGCCACGACGACTTCAGCCGCCCGGACAGCCGGCACCTCCGCTCCGTGGAGGAGCTGCGCAAAAGAATCGAAGCCTGGGCGACCCACACCAATTCCGGCTGGACGAAAAGCGAAGTCGACGACGTTCTTTATTTTCTCAACCGCAATTTCTACCGCTTCGATCGCCAAGCGCTGTAA
- a CDS encoding DUF6492 family protein, translating to MSARVAFFTPSYRGDFQRFRLLRKSITKFYQGESTHYVVVPKDDQRLFSELVEAGDRNLVVAVENAYLSRIYYPSTWYPIAARFLPAWRLHRYAGAPGWIKQQVLKLSADLVAPDDAFVVCDSDLVFLRAFGPGDLGLSPAARCLFRHDPKLESARSRGFMESARKLLQLPPGNTDYHYVNWATVLYSDWLKALRHYLEERHRRPWQAVLRYAEGLSEYCLYGVFVEEILRPERVRIQTAPTFYGIWDRDSYADLFAGDKLETALGGHLALVIQSNLGIPATDYEERLTDYLGLAA from the coding sequence ATGAGCGCGCGGGTGGCGTTCTTCACCCCCTCCTACCGCGGCGATTTCCAGCGCTTCCGTCTACTCCGGAAAAGCATCACCAAGTTCTACCAGGGCGAATCGACCCATTATGTGGTCGTCCCCAAGGACGATCAGCGGTTGTTCTCCGAGCTGGTCGAAGCCGGTGACCGAAACCTGGTGGTTGCGGTCGAAAACGCCTACCTCTCCAGGATCTATTATCCAAGCACGTGGTACCCCATTGCCGCACGGTTCCTACCGGCCTGGCGGCTCCACCGCTATGCCGGCGCGCCGGGGTGGATCAAGCAACAGGTACTGAAACTTAGCGCCGACCTGGTGGCGCCCGATGACGCCTTCGTCGTGTGCGACTCCGACTTGGTGTTTTTGCGAGCCTTCGGCCCGGGTGATCTCGGCCTCTCGCCCGCCGCGCGCTGTCTATTCCGGCACGATCCAAAGCTCGAGTCGGCGCGCTCACGCGGGTTCATGGAGAGTGCCCGAAAACTGCTGCAACTTCCCCCCGGAAACACGGATTATCACTATGTCAACTGGGCGACGGTGCTGTATTCCGACTGGCTGAAGGCGCTTAGGCATTATCTCGAGGAACGCCATCGGCGCCCCTGGCAGGCCGTGCTGCGCTATGCCGAAGGGCTTTCCGAATACTGTCTCTACGGCGTCTTCGTGGAGGAAATACTCCGGCCCGAAAGGGTGAGGATTCAAACCGCGCCCACGTTTTACGGCATCTGGGATCGGGATTCCTATGCTGACTTGTTCGCGGGCGATAAGCTCGAAACCGCCCTAGGCGGCCACTTGGCGCTGGTGATCCAGTCGAACTTGGGGATTCCGGCCACCGACTACGAAGAGCGGTTGACCGATTACCTGGGACTGGCCGCCTAG
- a CDS encoding YgaP family membrane protein → MRIDFKRLIKPEVNIGFKDQRIRYGLGSALLLVSVFLANIPLLLLGGILVATAKSRWCPVYSSLGHSTYRPGEEPAAPDCCAGHQ, encoded by the coding sequence ATGCGTATCGATTTCAAGCGCTTGATCAAGCCGGAAGTGAATATCGGGTTCAAGGACCAGAGAATTCGCTATGGTCTGGGCAGCGCCCTGCTGTTGGTGTCGGTGTTTCTGGCCAACATCCCGCTTTTGCTGCTAGGCGGGATTCTGGTGGCGACCGCCAAGAGCCGCTGGTGTCCGGTCTATTCCAGCCTCGGCCACAGCACCTATCGCCCCGGCGAGGAACCGGCCGCGCCCGACTGCTGCGCGGGACACCAGTGA